From the genome of Bradyrhizobium sp. ORS 278:
TGATCAACTCGGCGCCCGACGGCTACACCCTGCTGTTCGTCGCGCCGAACAACGCGATCAGCACCTCGCTCTACAAGAAGCTGCCCTACGACTTCATCCGCGACACCGTGCCGGTCGCAAGCATCATGCAGCTCACCAACATGCTGGTGGTCAGCAACGACCTGCCGGCGAAGACGGTGAAGGAGTTCATCGACTACTGCCAGGCCAATCCCGGCAAGATCGCGTTCGCCTCCTCCGGCAACGGCACCTCGGTGCACATGGCCGCCGAGCTGTTCAAGGCGATGACCAAATGCGACATGCTGCACGTGCCCTATCGCGGCTCGGCGCTGGCCTTTCCCGACATCATCTCCAACAAGGTGCAGCTGATCTTCGACAACCTGCCGACCGCGCTGGAGCAGTCCCGCGGCGGCAGCGTCCGCGCGCTCGGCGTGACCTCGCCGCAGCGCTGGCCGACGGTGCCCGAGGTGCCGCCGATCGCCGAGACCGTGCCGGGCTACGAATCGGTCGGCTTCTACGGCATCTCGGCGCCGAAGGGCACGCCGCCCGAGATCGTCGAGCTGCTCAACAAGGCGGTCGGCGAGGCGCTGAAGGATCCCAAGCTGGTGGCCCGGCTGACCGAGACCGGCGGCATTCCGCGCGCGATGACGCCGGCGGAATTCGGCAAGCTCGTCGCCGACGAGACCGAGAAATGGCGCAAGGTGGTCGAATTCGCCGGGGTTTCGGTGGATTAGCGCGGCGGCCCGACGCCCCGCCCCGGTTCGGCCGCGGGCGCCGAGGATGGCGCTGCAAATCGATCCGGCGACGGCATTGCCGCAGAGCCGCAAGGGCTGTAAACGAAGCCCGCACCGTCGCCGGCCTTTGCCGGGCGCCGCGGGTCCTCCCGCCCCTCGCCCCCAGCAAAGCCCTCCGCGCCGCGGGGCCTGTAGCTCAATGGTTAGAGCCGGCCGCTCATAACGGTCTGGTTGCAGGTTCGAGTCCTGCCGGGCCCACCATAATCCTTGGATGCAGATGCCAGAAGGCCTCCTTGTCAAGGGTCGCGCAATCGGAGAGTACAGGGGCGAAAAGGATAGGCTGGCGAAGGTCGAAGGGCCGACATTTCGCGACTCTTGGCCTTTCCCGATAAGGCAGCGACGCTTACAAAATCGGCAACATCGTTGGATGGCATGACGATGCCGGGCCGCAATCGATCGAATAGCCGACGCTCTTGTAACCCCTGCCCCGCTTCTCGCTCATGCGTTTGAGGACTGGCACGGCTTCATCGACGTAGTCGTAGACGATAACCTCGCGCTTGGCATCGTATGATCGATGCAGACGCCCGACATATTGTGCGAGCGTTCCCTTCCATGAGATCGGCATCGCAAGAAAGAGCGTATCGAGCCGAGCATCATCGAAGCCCTCGCCGATGTATCGCCCGGTGGCGATCAGCACCCGCTCGTCGGTCGCAGGAATATCGCCGAGCCTTTGCGTTGCGCCTCTTCTTTGCTTTGCTCCTACCCCACCGGTCAAGACAATGACATTGCGCGCGAAACGAGACAGCCTCTCGGCCAGGAGCAACGCGTGGTCCCTGCGCTCGGTCAAGATGACCGGCGACCGCTTATGCTCCAGCGCCTGTAAGACATCGTCAAAGATCATAGCGTTGCGAGCCTCGTCAGCGGCAAGCGCCGCGTAGACCTGCTGAATCGGCGGACGATCGTACTGGAGCTCAGGTGGAAGCACGAAGAATGTTCTGCGCCGCACGACGCGAGACCGAAGGGACGTCGAGCGGCTTGAGATTTTGCATCTACACGGAAACGTACGGGACCACATTGCATGAAGATGATCGTGTGATGACCGTCTTTGCGGGTGACGACCGCCTCGAAGCTGACGGCCGAAAGATGATGGCATTCATCGACAATCAGTTGGCCATATCCAGCAACCAGATCATCCACCACGCCCCCGCGGGCAAGGCTTTGGATCATCGCGATGTCAATGATGCCAGTCGGTTTGCGCGCTCCTCCACCGACCTGGCCGATACTGTGCTGCGGCAAATCGAGGAAGCTTTGCAGACGTGTGGCCCATTGCTCCATGAGCTGACGGCGATGCACGAGGATGAGCGTGGAGGCCTTGCGTTCGGCAATCATCGCCGCCGCCACGACCGTCTTCCCGAATCCCGTAGTCGCTGCCAGCACGCCGGTTTCGTGCGCCAGCAGGGCTGTGACTGCTGTCTTCTGCTCCTTGGTCAGCGTCCCAAGAAAGCGCGCCTGGATGTCGGCTCCCGCGTTTCGTTTATCCTGCCAGCGCAGATCGACGTTCAGGCCGCTCGCCAACTCCGCAAGACCCTCACGGCACCCGCGTGGCAGGGCCATGTGATGCGAAAGCAGTTCGGCGCATGCAATAATGCGCGGAAGGCCAAATGTCGAAAGCCGCATGGCTTGTGCGCTGTAGAACGCCGGGTTCTGAAAAGCGGCCAGCCGAATGAGCCGATTGACGAGGCTGGCGGGAAGCCCTTCACGCTGCATATAGATCTGGTCTGCCAGCACGACATCGAT
Proteins encoded in this window:
- a CDS encoding tripartite tricarboxylate transporter substrate binding protein: MRLARALLFGLLVAAGLAVTPAMAAYPDRPIRWLVGFAPGGPVDIVARIMAQWLSERLGQQVVVENRTGSGGNIAAAAMINSAPDGYTLLFVAPNNAISTSLYKKLPYDFIRDTVPVASIMQLTNMLVVSNDLPAKTVKEFIDYCQANPGKIAFASSGNGTSVHMAAELFKAMTKCDMLHVPYRGSALAFPDIISNKVQLIFDNLPTALEQSRGGSVRALGVTSPQRWPTVPEVPPIAETVPGYESVGFYGISAPKGTPPEIVELLNKAVGEALKDPKLVARLTETGGIPRAMTPAEFGKLVADETEKWRKVVEFAGVSVD
- a CDS encoding DEAD/DEAH box helicase codes for the protein MIFDDVLQALEHKRSPVILTERRDHALLLAERLSRFARNVIVLTGGVGAKQRRGATQRLGDIPATDERVLIATGRYIGEGFDDARLDTLFLAMPISWKGTLAQYVGRLHRSYDAKREVIVYDYVDEAVPVLKRMSEKRGRGYKSVGYSIDCGPASSCHPTMLPIL